From Woronichinia naegeliana WA131, the proteins below share one genomic window:
- a CDS encoding Rpn family recombination-promoting nuclease/putative transposase: MAATAVFAGLVMEPETIKTILRSDIMKESAFYQDILQEGRQEGRQEGRQEGLLEGKLKTIPLLKKLGLTIAEIAEELEIDIALVNQFVANQNN; encoded by the coding sequence GTGGCTGCAACGGCAGTATTCGCAGGATTAGTGATGGAACCTGAAACGATTAAAACAATTTTAAGGAGTGACATTATGAAAGAATCAGCTTTCTATCAGGACATTCTTCAGGAAGGTCGTCAGGAAGGTCGTCAGGAAGGTCGTCAGGAAGGTCTTCTTGAGGGCAAGCTTAAAACAATCCCTCTACTTAAAAAATTAGGATTGACGATCGCAGAAATTGCTGAAGAATTAGAGATTGATATTGCTTTAGTCAATCAGTTTGTGGCTAATCAGAATAATTAA